A window of the Ogataea parapolymorpha DL-1 chromosome V, whole genome shotgun sequence genome harbors these coding sequences:
- a CDS encoding Membrane anchor subunit of succinate dehydrogenase (Sdh1p, Sdh2p, Sdh3p, Sdh4p), translating to MVLRIKPQFSRPLSFKVTRLPRVKLEDFKLKPQPPGNIIGTVNDAYVPPAPNEYHGSYHWAYERIVTLGMAPLILAPFVGGVEYPLVDAGMGMLLLWHCKAGFESCIIDYIPLRVYGIWHKVAMGLLSAGTWLALYGLYVVETEQNGLCNIIYSLWQA from the coding sequence ATGGTGCTTCGAATCAAACCGCAATTTTCTCGCCCGCTCTCGTTCAAAGTTACAAGACTTCCACGTGTGAAGCTTGAGGACTTCAAGCTGAAACCGCAGCCACCAGGAAATATTATCGGAACCGTCAACGACGCTTACGTGCCGCCTGCTCCCAATGAATACCACGGCTCGTATCATTGGGCATACGAAAGAATCGTGACACTGGGAATGGCTCCGCTAATTTTGGCCCCTTTTGTTGGCGGCGTGGAGTATCCCCTTGTTGATGCAGGCATGGGGATGTTGCTTCTGTGGCATTGCAAAGCCGGCTTCGAAAGCTGTATTATTGACTACATTCCACTGAGAGTCTACGGTATATGGCACAAGGTAGCCATGGGACTACTAAGTGCAGGTACCTGGCTGGCCCTCTACGGACTATATGTGGTGGAGACGGAACAGAATGGACTGTGTAACATTATTTATAGCCTTTGGCAGGCCTGA
- a CDS encoding LAS seventeen-binding protein 5, with protein sequence MGFLDSHSYTAVTTLANRTIELSPLDSDDACMEMDLPELLEAIRLQRNSLEPGPVEVARAIRKKLKYGSFKEQFNALKLLELLVANGGPELNQLYNDSKLLDRLKYTIVTRPEVSGVDPRIRKRATQLAVGWRNEHARTGNAGGLFSLASSASVARAVKPKRKVPDFMNDEADETPFEEVYETPENDSDDSSQSRRHGSSRGASRLVSSLTNRELDKKYRIPQINYEKETPRIYQTIAEANVLSTTLTNTLKTLEPDELSIHSAKANRDFDNCRAIRRKILRYLQLVNKEELLGALLKCNDDLVRSLQLYEEMAEPRDGGETDSLADYETINSERRESSVAPATGTSQSYRSEINEFDPFSDHNEVSVPAEWK encoded by the coding sequence ATGGGTTTCCTGGACAGCCACTCGTACACCGCCGTCACCACTCTGGCAAACAGAACCATCGAATTGTCCCCTTTAGACTCGGACGATGCGTGCATGGAAATGGATCTTCCTGAACTGCTTGAAGCCATCCGTTTGCAGCGCAATTCTTTGGAACCTGGTCCGGTAGAGGTGGCCAGGGCAATTcgcaaaaaattgaaataCGGCTCATTCAAGGAACAGTTCAATGCATTGAAGCTTCTGGAACTTCTGGTTGCTAATGGTGGCCCAGAATTGAACCAATTGTACAATGACTCCAAGCTACTTGACCGCCTCAAGTACACCATTGTGACCCGTCCCGAAGTGTCTGGGGTCGACCCACGTATTCGCAAACGTGCCACACAGCTGGCTGTTGGTTGGCGAAACGAGCACGCCAGAACAGGGAACGCAGGAGGTCTTTTTTCGCTTGCCTCTTCCGCATCAGTGGCACGAGCTGTGAAACCTAAACGGAAAGTGCCAGACTTCATGAACGACGAGGCTGATGAGACCCCATTTGAGGAGGTTTATGAGACGCCTGAAAACGACTCGGATGATAGTTCACAGAGCAGACGTCATGGCTCTTCCAGAGGTGCTTCGCGGTTGGTGTCTTCACTGACAAATAGGGAACTTGATAAAAAGTACAGGATTCCGCAGATTAACTACGAAAAAGAGACACCCAGGATATACCAGACGATTGCCGAGGCCAACGTTCTCTCAACTACGCTAACAAATACTCTCAAAACGCTGGAACCCGATGAACTCTCTATCCACTCGGCCAAGGCGAACAGGGATTTCGACAACTGCAGAGCCATCAGAAGGAAGATCTTGAGATATTTGCAGCTAGTCAATAAAGAGGAGCTCCTAGGGGCTTTGCTCAAATGTAATGATGACTTGGTGCGGTCCCTACAACTTTACGAAGAGATGGCTGAGCCGCGAGATGGTGGAGAGACTGACTCGCTTGCAGATTACGAGACGATCAATAGCGAGAGAAGAGAGTCGAGCGTTGCACCTGCCACAGGCACTTCTCAGTCATACCGGTCTGAGATTAACGAATTCGATCCTTTCAGCGACCACAACGAAGTTTCTGTGCCTGCGGAATGGAAATAA
- a CDS encoding Glutaredoxin-2, mitochondrial has protein sequence MSKEAIEKVQKLIASHKVFVASKTYCPYCSAAKKTLSSIVKNDLFVLELNTIDDGDEIQDALQEITGQRTVPNIFIGGEHIGGNSDLQSLGESKLKEKLKKVGAI, from the coding sequence ATGTCTAAAGAAGCTATCGAGAAAGTTCAGAAGCTCATTGCTTCCCACAAGGTCTTCGTTGCCTCTAAGACCTATTGTCCATACTGTTCGGCTGCCAAGAAGACTCTGAGTTCGATCGTCAAAAACGACCTGTTTGTTCTAGAGCTCAACACCATTGACGATGGTGACGAAATCCAGGATGCTCTTCAGGAGATTACGGGACAAAGAACCGTGCCAAACATCTTCATTGGCGGCGAGCACATTGGAGGTAACTCCGACCTGCAATCTCTGGGCGAATCCaagttgaaggagaagttgAAAAAGGTTGGTGCTATTTAG
- a CDS encoding Guanine nucleotide-binding protein subunit alpha: protein MGCNASSSINENDPEYLEKLQNSKVEQMLMQSQQTEKNQVKLLLLGAGESGKSTVLKQMKLLHKGGFTSQERMLYSNVIWADTVGSMQTLIIQARKLGIPLKCDLPGTELNQFKKKVLAYKALDSIDASKAGGVSFLKNYVLKYSENGAAKRKMMSTGKANAGWEGAIEIEGDQEESEEVIPGLYELSGRNDIGFSKAEIAEAIQKLWQNDDGIQTCFQKNHLFQLEGSAAYYFEHAHLYAQDEYLCTDEDILKGRIKTTGITETNFLLNDTKFKILDAGGQRSERKKWIHCFQDITCALFVLAVSEYDQMLFEDERVNRMHEAIMLFESLCNSKWFANTPFILFLNKVDLLEDKLRRSPLRKYFPDYKGKTNDLEDALQYFEKLFLSLNRANKPIYVHRTCATDTESMKFVLTAITDMIIQQNLKKSGLM, encoded by the coding sequence ATGGGTTGCAAtgccagctcctccatcaacgagaacgatccagagtatctggagaagctCCAAAACTCCAAAGTCGAGCAGATGCTCATGCAGAGCCAGCAGACAGAGAAGAATCAGGTCAAACTATTATTACTTGGAGCAGGTGAAAGCGGTAAGAGTACTGTTCTCAAGCAAATGAAATTGTTGCACAAAGGCGGGTTTACAAGCCAAGAACGTATGCTCTACTCAAATGTGATCTGGGCCGACACCGTGGGGTCTATGCAGACACTTATTATCCAAGCTAGAAAACTGGGCATTCCCTTAAAATGCGACCTTCCGGGCACCGAGCTCAATcagttcaagaagaaagtGCTAGCATATAAAGCACTGGACAGCATTGATGCTTCGAAGGCTGGCGGAGTCTCATTTCTAAAGAATTACGTGCTCAAGTACAGTGAAAATGGAGCAGCCAAGCGCAAGATGATGAGCACCGGTAAGGCCAATGCTGGATGGGAAGGAGCAATTGAGATAGAAGGCGATCAGGAAGAGTCCGAGGAGGTTATACCAGGACTTTATGAGTTGTCGGGGAGAAACGACATTGGTTTCTCTAAGGCTGAAATTGCTGAGGcgatccagaagctgtGGCAGAATGACGACGGCATTCAGACGTGTTTTCAGAAAAACCACctgttccagctcgaaGGATCTGCTGCCTACTATTTCGAACACGCCCACTTGTATGCGCAAGACGAATATCTATGCACGGACGAGGACATTTTGAAAGGGAGGATCAAAACGACAGGAATTACAGAGACTAACTTCTTATTGAACGATACCAAGTTCAAAATTCTGGACGCAGGCGGCCAGCGATCCGAACGGAAAAAATGGATCCACTGTTTCCAGGATATTACGTGCGCACTTTTCGTTCTTGCCGTTAGCGAATACGACCAGATGctgtttgaggacgagCGGGTGAACAGAATGCACGAGGCAATAATGCTTTTTGAGAGTTTGTGCAACAGTAAGTGGTTTGCCAATACTCCGTTTATTCTCTTCCTGAACAAGGTCGACTTGCTTGAAGATAAACTGCGGCGTTCGCCTCTCCGCAAATACTTCCCAGATTATAAGGGTAAAACCAACGATTTGGAGGATGCCTTACAGTACTTCGAGAAGCTCTTTTTGAGTCTCAACCGGGCAAATAAGCCAATTTATGTCCACCGCACTTGCGCCACAGACACTGAGTCGATGAAGTTTGTGCTGACCGCAATCACTGACATGATTATTCAGCAGAATTTAAAGAAGAGCGGATTGATGTAA
- a CDS encoding Essential subunit of the Pan2p-Pan3p poly(A)-ribonuclease complex, with protein sequence MNNGGTQYEWAKTIPCRNIKIHGFCKWEKKGCSFNHDDPSKKNGSEVKSTPQAVKPISEPMSASTTLSSDSLSGGKAGVTPPKPSILGSSPLAVQSDTADSGARKKFNIDTPSFTPTGSLVNKFADLSSKLDDIPSFSPSANVAAPASAGVPFDPQSAPIFTPGMPIGDPAHSTAEQEPFYQQTNPFPINYHLYAGQPPPHIQHHLKPHERTVADLFIPNDLREEIQKKNEESLRTISATQSGLPIHINQYHSLCPIDQKFETSAKSFGYMSSVYKVMSNLDGKLYTMRRLEHVPISSESCFRSVNKWRSLNCANVVKLYEVMTTRAFGDNSLVLIYDYYPMSRNLLEAHFFKIGDKDPELITEPLLWNYLVQLTNAVSEIHKAGLAVRVFDPTKIIVTNKGRIRLSACGVYDILEASSKEGPAESLEELQARDIQGMGILIYDLAKSLVFAKVQNLSAEEGIPKLTVSDKLKDVLKKLIGNEVSLGQLQQLIAPEILSVVNGVQDSADYMEACLSREIENARLVRLFAKLDFICDRPEFVKDGSWSETGERYPIKLFRDYVFHQVDENGKPVLDLTHAINCLNKLDAGSKETILLVSPDEMSCLIVSYETLKELVEKSFRQLRS encoded by the coding sequence ATGAACAACGGAGGCACTCAATACGAATGGGCCAAAACCATTCCGTGCAGAAACATAAAAATACACGGCTTTTGCAAATGGGAGAAAAAAGGCTGTTCCTTCAACCACGACGATCCCTCCAAGAAAAACGGAAGCGAGGTCAAATCCACTCCGCAGGCCGTGAAGCCAATATCGGAACCAATGTCAGCATCCACAACGCTATCCTCAGACAGCCTTTCGGGGGGCAAGGCCGGCGTCACGCCGCCCAAGCCAAGTATTCTTGGCTCCTCACCTTTGGCAGTGCAATCCGATACTGCGGATTCCGGAGCGCGCAAGAAGTTCAACATTGATACTCCTTCGTTCACGCCGACAGGATCGCTTGTAAACAAGTTCGCTGACCTATCgtccaagctggacgacatcCCCAGCTTTTCTCCATCGGCAAACGTCGCCGCTCCGGCTTCGGCTGGTGTTCCATTCGACCCTCAGTCCGCCCCGATTTTCACACCCGGGATGCCAATTGGCGATCCAGCCCACTCAACCGCCGAGCAAGAGCCGTTTTACCAGCAAACAAACCCATTCCCGATCAACTATCATCTGTATGCTGGCCAGCCGCCTCCCCACATTCAGCACCATCTCAAGCCCCATGAAAGAACCGTCGCCGATCTTTTTATTCCAAACGACCTGAGAGAAGAGATACAAAAAAAGAACGAGGAATCGCTCAGGACCATTTCTGCTACGCAGTCTGGCCTTCCAATCCACATTAACCAATACCACAGTCTGTGTCCCATAGACCAGAAATTTGAAACAAGCGCAAAATCGTTTGGATACATGTCCTCAGTTTATAAAGTCATGTCGAATCTAGATGGCAAATTGTACACTATGAGACGACTGGAACACGTCCCTATTTCCTCTGAATCGTGTTTCCGTTCTGTGAACAAATGGCGATCTCTGAATTGCGCCAATGTGGTTAAGTTATACGAAGTGATGACCACGCGTGCATTTGGCGACAACTCTTTGGTACTCATATACGATTACTATCCGATGTCGCGAAATTTGTTGGAGGCTCATTTCTTCAAAATAGGAGACAAGGATCCAGAGCTGATAACAGAGCCATTATTATGGAACTACTTGGTGCAACTCACAAACGCTGTGAGCGAGATTCATAAAGCAGGCTTGGCTGTGAGGGTGTTCGATCCAACAAAAATAATAGTGACCAACAAGGGCCGCATAAGGCTGTCTGCCTGCGGGGTGTACGATATATTAGAGGCCTCATCCAAAGAAGGCCCAGCAGAAAGCCTTGAGGAACTCCAAGCACGTGATATACAGGGAATGGGTATACTGATTTACGATTTGGCAAAATCTCTTGTTTTCGCGAAAGTGCAGAACCTCAGTGCTGAAGAAGGGATTCCTAAATTAACGGTTTCCGACAAATTAAAGGATGttctcaagaaactcaTTGGAAACGAGGTCTCGCTTGGCCAATTACAGCAGCTGAttgctccagaaatacTCTCGGTTGTGAATGGTGTGCAAGATTCTGCGGATTACATGGAGGCATGTCTATCGCgtgaaattgaaaatgCTCGTCTCGTTCGTCTTTTCGCAAAATTAGATTTTATCTGCGACCGTCCCGAGTTTGTGAAAGACGGGTCATGGTCTGAGACTGGCGAGCGCTACCCAATCAAGCTATTCCGTGACTACGTGTTCCATCAGGTGGACGAAAATGGAAAGCCTGTACTAGATCTGACGCACGCGATCAATTGCTTGAATAAACTCGATGCTGGGAGCAAAGAGACTATTCTGCTGGTGTCACCAGATGAAATGAGTTGTCTCATTGTGAGCTATGAGACATTGAAGGAACTGGTCGAAAAAAGTTTTCGTCAGCTACGCTCCTAA
- a CDS encoding putative oxidoreductase, with the protein MSVTIVTGASRGLGAAICNLILQKDNDAKIVAIARSKDKLQELADKYGSRVLSIAGDVTDTNLVATAVQKTVSTFGKIDSVVLNAGVLEPVQHISELDINKVKRLYDVNVFSVMDLVKQTIPYVRKTGGNYLFVSSGASTKATDAWSAYGSSKAVINHFCFSVSAEETNIRTISIAPGVVNTEMQKDIREKFGKNMKSEALKRFTDLYFQNELLAPEVPAALYANLALKGVPADLNGKYLRYDDAVLAKFAT; encoded by the coding sequence ATGTCAGTTACAATAGTTACAGGTGCCTCCAGGGGTCTAGGTGCTGCTATCTGCAATCTGATACTACAAAAAGACAACGACGCAAAAATAGTTGCCATTGCGCGATCGAAAGATAAACTGCAGGAACTGGCTGACAAGTACGGCTCAAGGGTTCTCAGCATAGCTGGAGACGTCACCGACACAAATTTAGTAGCAACGGCAGTGCAAAAAACTGTCTCCACTTTCGGCAAGATTGACTCTGTTGTTTTAAATGCGGGGGTTTTGGAACCAGTCCAGCAcatcagcgagctggatATCAATAAAGTGAAACGGTTGTACGACGTGAACGTGTTTTCTGTGATGGATCTGGTGAAACAGACTATACCATATGTGCGCAAAACCGGGGGAAACTATCTTTTTGTGTCATCGGGTGCATCAACGAAGGCCACAGATGCATGGAGTGCGTACGGGTCGTCAAAGGCAGTAATCAATCATTTTTGTTTCAGTGTCAGCGCAGAAGAGACGAATATCCGCACTATTTCAATTGCCCCCGGTGTTGTGAATACCGAGATGCAGAAGGATATCCGGGAGAAGTTTGGCAAAAACATGAAATCAGAGGCATTAAAACGATTTACCGATCTTTATTTCCAGAACGAGCTACTGGCTCCTGAAGTTCCTGCAGCTTTGTATGCAAATCTCGCCCTGAAAGGAGTTCCGGCGGACTTGAATGGAAAATATCTGCGTTACGATGACGCAGTGCTTGCTAAGTTTGCAACCTAG
- a CDS encoding cAMP-independent regulatory protein pac2 produces the protein MESYHGLIVTPSDAILLLEAARQSIIPKMNRRLSDYERMILIKPGAVFIWNESESNMKRWTDSRNWSASRVNAAFLIYRELDSSQTTSTSYVYKRNGLVKQSFSVTMKNGGKVHLISYMNSDHEANRYLMRPTQDPRLRHIQIDRSLYPDNLLVDESDKKQEKASLLRRASDTTYDKQKTLVAPAHLPPINNVDMGPTFSSTNIVANMDRIPRSNTDQQKTQFRYSGRLQEDGKMLSVLDRYFK, from the coding sequence ATGGAATCCTACCATGGCCTCATAGTTACTCCCTCAGATGCTATTCTGCTTTTAGAGGCCGCCAGACAGAGCATTATCCCAAAAATGAACAGACGGCTCTCGGACTACGAGCGCATGATACTAATAAAACCAGGAGCCGTGTTCATTTGGAACGAATCCGAATCCAACATGAAAAGATGGACAGATAGCAGAAACTGGAGCGCTTCCAGGGTAAATGCAGCATTTCTTATATACAGGGAGCTCGACTCTTCCCAGACCACCAGCACATCATACGTATACAAACGCAATGGTCTCGTCAAACAGTCTTTCTCTGTGACTATGAAAAATGGAGGCAAAGTGCATCTGATAAGTTACATGAACAGCGACCACGAAGCTAATAGATATCTAATGAGGCCGACACAAGACCCCAGACTCAGGCATATACAAATAGACAGGAGCTTGTATCCTGACAACCTTCTGGTAGACGAGTCCGACaaaaagcaggaaaaagcaTCTTTACTTAGGAGGGCTTCCGACACCACATACGACAAACAGAAAACTTTGGTAGCCCCGGCCCATCTGCCACCAATTAATAATGTCGACATGGGCCCCACATTCTCGTCAACCAACATCGTAGCCAACATGGACAGGATTCCACGCTCCAACACTGACCAACAGAAAACGCAATTCCGCTACAGTGGCCGGTTACAGGAGGATGGCAAGATGCTCAGTGTCTTAGATAGATACTTTAAATGA
- a CDS encoding Conserved oligomeric Golgi complex subunit 6, which produces MDFVFDAYDDYSGDSQASSLPVPSAPLKIPNIPLQGDLTRKFSNLSILNHIKPKNKDKHQNEDTAAFRYAKTSLELLNASNASLVPLEPTAETTDSNVLAGRLSRVLNQSNFDSTIRQSLLLLQSRTEERAASVDGDIDYKNLTSPNMLGSIARRKLRGDVESELLRQHFQSLKKFHLVVKKLNVIKQDLDDLNSCYDEIDGRLSESLQDTAEYKKEVKDLIQKRDLVKIKKSLLVGFRSTFTLSAYEEHVLQNGDVDQEFFNVVQKVEKIYANCDILLSMNNDKLGISIMNQMSSHLQQANERISNFLRKNLNSIYVQNDFAKNPDSIANFQRALVSVLSRNKDEFDSIVSDIIENRSRIVSEEFMSQLNGYSNEIRSKPNKSFIMSSYDSKRYLSDVLAYLHNVIANELEIVESLFTFDQEVSADLLPVIRTVVNKVLGSLSRPFKSSYETILRQETKPGVVVELYQLLGLYKHMFEKLTQDNSLIESLSQLQKDSFKKLLILVSLKIKEIKVESEVEEIDEEVLGLPDWLMDFYSEFLGIFDYHNNSDKTFLNVEKSEEKELFRLLVDEPLELLNTISRKLKLSKKSKKIFMINCLDFMLSKIELISVLSSQAAFIQEMLEQTIQSLIIDEFNQLLNNSGLFDIYNLVNMIYKLEDDFFDVSLYQPITENKLFNVATFQQADMKLQEFLIGYLVSNELNKLISPTILNTIFINSTLKFVKFYRKLLLIVGEYLKDDNDQPLNVFRWDDMHVATLLGVEEPYEREQDIID; this is translated from the coding sequence ATGGATTTCGTCTTTGACGCCTATGACGACTACAGCGGTGATTCTCAAGCCAGCTCGCTGCCTGTGCCGTCTGCGCCTCTTAAAATACCCAACATACCGCTTCAAGGAGACCTGACTCGGAAATTCTCGAATTTGAGTATTCTAAATCACATAaagccaaaaaataaagaCAAGCACCAAAATGAAGACACTGCCGCGTTTCGTTATGCCAAAACTTCTCTAGAACTGCTCAATGCAAGCAATGCGTCTTTGGTTCCTTTAGAGCCTACGGCAGAAACTACAGATTCGAATGTGCTTGCCGGACGTTTAAGTCGAGTTCTGAATCAGTCCAATTTTGACTCAACCATCCGTCAGTCGCTACTATTGCTACAATCGCGAACCGAAGAGCGTGCTGCATCAGTCGATGGAGATATCGATTACAAGAACCTGACCAGTCCGAACATGCTCGGGTCGATTGCTCGCCGGAAATTACGAGGCGACGTAGAAAGCGAGCTTTTGCGTCAGCATTTTCAATCGCTGAAGAAGTTCCATCTGGTCgtcaagaaactcaatgTGATTAAACAGGACTTGGATGATTTAAATTCTTGTTACGATGAAATTGACGGCAGATTGAGCGAGAGTTTGCAGGATACGGCGGAGTACAAAAAAGAAGTGAAAGATCTGATTCAAAAACGCGACTTGGtgaagatcaagaagagCTTGTTGGTAGGATTCCGCTCGACTTTCACTTTGAGTGCGTATGAGGAACACGTTCTACAGAATGGGGATGTTGATCAAGAGTTCTTCAATGTGGTTCAGAAAGTAGAGAAGATCTACGCGAATTGTGACATCCTGCTCAGCATGAACAATGACAAGTTGGGTATCAGCATTATGAACCAAATGTCAAGTCACCTTCAGCAGGCCAATGAGAGAATATCAAACTTTCTACGCAAGAACCTCAATTCGATTTATGTTCAAAATGATTTCGCTAAAAACCCAGATTCCATTGCAAATTTCCAGCGTGCACTCGTGTCTGTTCTTTCGAGGAACAAAGACGAATTTGACTCCATTGTGAGTGACATAATAGAAAATAGGTCCCGGATTGTTAGTGAGGAGTTTATGTCGCAGTTGAATGGTTACTCGAACGAGATTCGGTCGAAACCTAACAAATCATTCATTATGTCATCGTATGACTCGAAAAGATATTTGAGCGATGTGCTGGCTTATCTCCACAATGTCATTGCAAATGAACTCGAAATAGTTGAGAGCTTGTTTACATTCGATCAAGAGGTGTCGGCTGACCTGTTACCAGTTATTCGCACGGTGGTCAATAAGGTGCTTGGCTCTTTGAGTCGGCCATTCAAGAGTAGTTACGAAACTATCCTGAGACAGGAAACTAAGCCAGgagttgttgttgagctctATCAGCTTTTGGGTCTTTACAAGCATATGTTCGAAAAGCTGACTCAAGACAATAGTCTGATTGAAAGCTTGTCACAATTGCAAAAAGACTCATTCAAAAAACTGCTCATACTCGTATCTCTGAAAATAAAAGAGATCAAAGTTGAGTCAGAAGTTGAAgagattgacgaggaagtTCTTGGTCTGCCGGACTGGCTCATGGATTTTTACTCAGAATTCCTAGGCATATTTGATTACCACAACAATTCAGAcaaaacgtttttgaacgTTGAGAAATCCGAGGAAAAGGAACTGTTCAGACTTTTGGTAGATGAGCCACTGGAGTTGCTCAACACGATTTCAAGAAAGCTGAagctctccaaaaaatccaagaaaaTCTTCATGATTAATTGTCTAGATTTCATGCTTTCAAAGATTGAGCTGATCTCGGTTCTATCTTCCCAAGCTGCATTCATCCAGGAAATGCTGGAGCAAACAATTCAATCACTTATAattgacgagttcaacCAGTTACTCAATAATTCAGGACTTTTTGATATCTACAATCTTGTGAACATGATCTACAAGCTTGAGGATGATTTCTTCGACGTCTCTCTGTACCAACCAATCACAGAAAACAAACTCTTCAATGTTGCTACATTCCAGCAAGCAGATATGAAGCTCCAAGAGTTCTTGATTGGATATTTGGTTTCGAACGAGCTAAACAAGCTAATCTCTCCAACAATCCTCAATACCATATTCATCAACTCTACCCTCAAATTCGTCAAGTTCTATCGCAAGCTCCTACTTATCGTGGGTGAGTATCTGAAGGATGATAATGATCAGCCTCTCAACGTGTTCCGCTGGGACGATATGCATGTTGCTACACTATTGGGTGTAGAAGAACCTTACGAGCGTGAGCAAGACATAATCGACTAG
- a CDS encoding Diphthamide biosynthesis protein 1 → MSPAVDTTQRRRRFVGSREQDEKGGRSAVIIRAKKGASRLINQIPQEILDDEELKEAARLLPSNYNFEIHKTVWNVRKNNAKRVCLQMPEGLLIYSMVIADIIEQFCNAEVLVMGDVSYGACCIDDYTARALDCDMIVHYAHSCLVPIDVTKIKVLYVFVTIVIDEAHLMRTLTRNFEHGTRLAVFGTIQFNPTIHSIKNKLEGPESDKLLYVTPPQISPLSKGEVLGCTSAHLDPNQFDAMVYIGDGRFHLESAMIHNPSVPAYRYDPYSRKFTREYYAQEEMVQVRSDAVRRASEAKKIGLILGALGRQGNPVTVERLEKQLTQAGKTVIKIILSEIFPGKLAMFDDIDAFVQVACPRLSIDWGYAFHKPLLTPYEAMVMLGEEQKFEKDFYPMDYYAKDGYGRGKKPERGD, encoded by the coding sequence ATGTCGCCAGCAGTGGATACCACCCAAAGAAGGCGAAGGTTTGTAGGGTCGCGTGAGCAAGATGAAAAGGGCGGCCGGTCAGCAGTGATTATACGTGCGAAGAAAGGAGCATCAAGGCTTATAAATCAAATTCCGCAGGAAATCTTGGACGATGAAGAGCTTAAAGAGGCAGCACGTCTTTTGCCTTCAAATTATAACTTTGAAATCCACAAGACTGTTTGGAACGTGCGAAAGAACAACGCTAAACGGGTATGTTTACAAATGCCAGAGGGACTCCTGATTTATTCCATGGTGATAGCCGACATAATCGAGCAATTTTGCAATGCTGAGGTTCTGGTGATGGGAGACGTTTCCTATGGAGCCTGCTGCATAGATGATTATACCGCCAGAGCCCTGGATTGCGATATGATTGTTCACTATGCACACTCGTGTCTTGTTCCCATCGATGTGACCAAAATCAAGGTCCTTTATGTGTTTGTGACCATCGTCATTGACGAAGCCCATTTGATGAGAACCCTTACTAGAAACTTTGAACATGGAACTCGATTGGCTGTATTCGGTACGATACAGTTCAACCCTACGATACATtcgatcaaaaacaaattgGAAGGTCCAGAGTCAGACAAGCTTCTCTATGTCACGCCTCCTCAAATATCTCCATTATCCAAGGGGGAAGTGCTTGGGTGCACTTCCGCGCATTTAGATCCTAACCAGTTCGACGCTATGGTTTACATCGGCGATGGAAGATTCCATTTGGAAAGTGCTATGATCCACAACCCTTCGGTTCCTGCTTATAGATATGACCCGTACTCTCGCAAGTTCACTAGAGAGTACTACGCTCAGGAAGAAATGGTGCAAGTGAGATCAGACGCCGTGCGACGCGCGTCAGAGGCGAAAAAGATAGGACTGATCCTGGGTGCTCTGGGACGACAAGGAAATCCAGTGACTGTGGAACGATTAGAGAAACAGCTTACTCAGGCAGGAAAAACTGTTATCAAGATCATACTATCAGAGATTTTCCCAGGAAAGCTCGCAATGTTCGACGATATCGACGCTTTCGTTCAAGTTGCCTGTCCTAGATTATCGATCGATTGGGGATATGCCTTCCATAAGCCATTGCTGACGCCATACGAAGCTATGGTGATGCTTGGAGAGGAAcagaagtttgagaaagacTTTTATCCTATGGATTACTACGCTAAAGATGGTTATGGAAGAGGTAAAAAGCCGGAAAGGGGCgattaa